A region from the Acidobacteriota bacterium genome encodes:
- a CDS encoding DUF1348 domain-containing protein translates to MRQANAVSESGPRPEVVSRPPLPPFTRETAIQKVRLAEDAWNSRDPERVSLAYTIDSRWRNRAEFVNGRKEIVAFLTRKWSRELDYRLIKELWTFEGNRIAVRFAYECHDASGSWFRSYGNENWDFDEHGLMRLRFASINDLPIRESERKYHWPLGRRPDNQPGLSDLGL, encoded by the coding sequence ATGCGTCAGGCGAATGCGGTGAGCGAATCAGGACCTCGTCCGGAAGTTGTCTCACGTCCACCATTGCCTCCATTTACTCGCGAAACCGCGATTCAGAAGGTACGCCTCGCCGAGGATGCCTGGAACTCTCGCGATCCTGAGCGGGTTTCGTTGGCATACACAATCGATTCCCGCTGGAGAAACCGCGCGGAATTTGTGAATGGAAGGAAAGAGATTGTTGCCTTTCTCACGCGCAAGTGGAGTAGAGAGCTGGACTACCGTCTCATCAAGGAACTCTGGACGTTTGAAGGCAATCGCATCGCAGTCCGGTTTGCGTACGAATGCCACGATGCTTCCGGAAGTTGGTTCCGCTCGTACGGAAACGAAAATTGGGACTTCGATGAGCACGGGCTCATGCGATTGAGGTTCGCATCGATCAACGACTTACCAATTCGGGAATCGGAGCGCAAGTATCACTGGCCACTGGGAAGACGTCCCGATAACCAACCAGGCCTTAGCGATCTCGGCCTGTAG